A single Oryza brachyantha chromosome 8, ObraRS2, whole genome shotgun sequence DNA region contains:
- the LOC102707234 gene encoding probable sugar phosphate/phosphate translocator At3g14410 yields MERTSSSSSAARGAWRDGAVTYLHLLFYIAISSGQIFFNKWVLSSKEINFPYPVALTLLHMVFSSVVCFTITKVFKIVKIEEGMTTDIYISSVIPIGAMFAMTLWLGNSAYLYISVAFAQMLKAIMPVAVFLLGAAFGLEEMSCKMLAIMSVISVGVIVASVGEITISWVGVVYQMGGVVAEALRLIFIEIFLKKKGVRLNLISMMYYVSPCSALCLFIPWLFLEKPKMDESVSWNFPPFTLFLNCMCTFILNLSVFLVISRTSALTARVTGVVRDWTVVLLSAAIFADTQLTFINIIGYAIAIAGVVAYNNHKLKVKPQGNEPQGTDNKVNPGSPQDVETSSISTKEAS; encoded by the exons ATGGAGAGGacatcgtcgtcttcgtcggcggcgaggggggcgTGGAGGGACGGCGCCGTCACctacctccacctcctcttctACATCGCCATCTCCAGCGGCCAGATCTTCTTCAACAAG TGGGTTTTATCCTCAAAAGAGATCAACTTCCCCTATCCAGTGGCATTAACTCTGCTGCACATGGTCTTCTCATCTGTAGTGTGCTTTACAATTACAAAGGTCTTCAAG ATTGTAAAGATTGAGGAGGGAATGACTACTGATAT ATATATTAGTTCAGTCATTCCAATTGGAGCAATGTTTGCAATGACACTCTGGCTAGGGAACAGTGCATACCTCTACATATCTGTTGCATTTGCACAAATGTTGAAGGCAATAA TGCCTGTAGCTGTGTTTCTCCTCGGAGCTGCCTTTGGCCTCGAAGAAATGAGCTGTAAAATGCTTGCTATCATGTCTGTCATCAGCGTTGGGGTTATTGTGGCCTCTGTTGGTGAAATTACAATCAGCTGGGTTGGGGTGGTTTACCAGATGGGTGGAGTCGTTGCAGAAGCACTAAGACTGATTTTCATTGAGatttttctgaagaaaaaagGTGTTAGGCTTAACTTGATTTCCATGATGTACTATGTTAGCCCTTGCAG TGCTTTGTGTCTCTTTATTCCCTGGTTGTTCTTAGAGAAGCCCAAGATGGATGAAAGCGTCTCATGGAACTTCCCACCATTTACATTGTTCTTAAACTGCATGTGCACTTTCATCCTCAATCTCTCTGTCTTCCTTGTCATTTCCCGAACTAGTGCACTGACAGCTCGTGTTACTGGAGTTGTGAGAGACTGGACCGTGGTGCTGCTTTCTGCTGCTATCTTTGCTGATACACAACTTacctttataaatataattggcTATGCCATAG CAATAGCAGGTGTTGTTGCATACAACAATCACAAGCTCAAAGTGAAACCTCAAGGCAATGAGCCGCAGGGTACTGATAACAAAGTCAACCCAGGAAGCCCACAGGATGTTGAGACATCATCGATCTCGACCAAAGAAGCTTCATAA